From Mytilus edulis chromosome 8, xbMytEdul2.2, whole genome shotgun sequence, one genomic window encodes:
- the LOC139486891 gene encoding uncharacterized protein produces MEIANTKSKFMEHINNLEKVLIHELTNIEKNNRILIVEEMTDLKKNLKEIEEDENTLQFVADHGSENQLFTLLKKRTKKHENILKMLKEIPPTSRTKIGFEEVCHEIKAIKALGFLSVHYEIIESGRSAVHFKEYEDPALSESYQKMQTTTPSEGSIHKFPLKETSQIQLDPKDFVEKNETYAKLNLQKVWITARDDNCLLVAGHVVILTEQTRVNSKSSSKNNYRVVKYIYDEKGIKLTNGLNICHDNYKECASEDYYMYSFQFPSKEIAFSCIPKSNLAVLLHDKSFNLIDTKTMEREWCLDLAHQFQAIATDEKCIYITNENCLYIYSRIGCFMKKINFINCTSFASSLNGGNFAAYCQSDQVY; encoded by the coding sequence atggaAATCGCTAATACCAAATCGAAGTTCATGGAACAtattaacaatttagaaaaagtcTTGATACACGAACTTACAAATATCGAAAAAAATAACAGGATTTTAATTGTAGAAGAAATGACAGACTTAAAGAAGAATCTTAAAGAAATAGAAGAAGATGAGAACACTTTGCAGTTTGTAGCCGATCACGGATCAGAAAATCAGTTATTTACTCTCCTGAAAAAACgtacaaaaaaacatgaaaacattctcaaaatgttaaaagaaatACCACCAACGTCTAGAACAAAGATAGGTTTCGAAGAAGTTTGTCATGAAATAAAAGCAATCAAAGCTTTAGGATTCCTTTCCGTTCATTACGAGATAATTGAGTCAGGGCGATCAGCTGTGCATTTTAAAGAATATGAAGACCCAGCGCTATCTGAATCATACCAGAAGATGCAAACTACAACACCATCAGAAGGAAGCATACACAAATTCCCGCTGAAAGAAACCTCACAAATACAGCTTGACCCAAAAGATTTCgttgaaaaaaatgaaacttaTGCAAAATTGAATTTGCAAAAAGTTTGGATCACTGCTAGAGATGACAACTGTTTACTAGTTGCAGGGCATGTAGTTATATTAACGGAACAAACACGTGTAAACAGCAAATCATCATCCAAAAACAACTACAGAGTTGTAAAATATATCTATGATGAAAAGGGAATAAAGCTCACAAATGGCTTGAACATATGTCATGACAATTACAAGGAATGTGCATCAGAAGATTATTATATGTATTCTTTTCAATTCCCTTCTAAGGAAATAGCATTCAGCTGCATTCCTAAATCAAATCTGGCGGTGTTATTGCATGACAAGAGTTTCAACCTAATAGATACAAAAACCATGGAAAGAGAATGGTGTTTAGACCTTGCCCATCAATTCCAAGCTATAGCAACAGATGAAAAGTGTATCTATATAACAAATGAAAactgtttgtatatatatagtcgCATTGGTtgtttcatgaaaaaaatcaactttattAATTGTACATCGTTTGCTTCTTCACTAAATGGTGGTAATTTTGCTGCTTATTGTCAATCTGATCAGGTTTATTGA
- the LOC139484756 gene encoding uncharacterized protein, whose translation MLSEDLQESETEEPPDLHSSLPELKLWKVTKLQEWLEKHKLKKSGLKEILVNRVYRAMSGYMDSDPDSSDESLGEDLIPVHEISNWKTLDFSDIPNGLASKDVDGYFLYQKNPTTGARLHFDRQMKKAKRLCNEGFIRDILYSDLSDFCYIKSKCLPSMKQSVSIGTSGMTAKFYSLNVCLGRKFGNIFNARCNCKAGGAGLCAHVGALLYTLVKTKDSCTSSECTWDRPRPLQRKPSPARVCDITFTKTEKETQTKKVRPYPGIYQAGPIKEIQNETFLDDILKGLENAYPQCVLYQTLRFENANIDPFLELFYPDYMFCDFVSLTHDTCVKDFTHFFDNLKVTDAISQTLEEGTRGQSVNTNWIKARKNLITASVMGEVYKRKKLVPDNLLKKICGYVTVPDRVKSIKYGRKYESVAVSQYIQKHTKECGNTTVESRGLLVNPKYPFLGASIDSLVTCNKCGVGLVEVKCPYGSDSKKEPWRNKTPVECAKDTNFCCNEVDGQLELKDTSNYMYQVQGQLGVYELNWVDFVIWTKKGISVERINFDESTWNSMLQKLKEFYIGCVIPEIFTRRVERGKPLY comes from the coding sequence ATGTTATCAGAAGATCTACAAGAATCAGAAACAGAGGAACCACCCGATTTACATTCAAGTCTTCCAGAGTTAAAATTATGGAAAGTGACAAAACTTCAAGAGTGGTTagaaaaacacaaattgaaaaagtCAGGATTAAAGGAAATATTGGTAAACCGGGTTTATCGAGCAATGTCTGGTTACATGGATTCAGATCCAGATAGCTCAGATGAGAGCTTAGGTGAGGATTTAATTCCTGTACATGAGATTTCAAATTGGAAGACACTAGACTTTAGTGACATTCCAAATGGTTTGGCCTCAAAAGATGTAGACGGTTATTTTCTCTACCAAAAAAACCCTACAACAGGAGCAAGATTGCACTTTGACCGACAAATGAAAAAGGCAAAACGACTATGCAATGAAGGGTTTATCAGAGATATACTATATAGTGATTTATCAGACTTTTGCTATATCAAGTCCAAGTGTTTACCCTCTATGAAACAGTCTGTTAGTATTGGGACATCTGGCATGACTGCCAAATTTTATAGTTTAAATGTATGCCTAGGTAGAAAATTTGGAAATATCTTCAATGCTAGATGCAACTGTAAGGCAGGTGGGGCTGGTCTCTGTGCGCATGTAGGTGCTTTACTGTATACTTTAGTTAAAACCAAAGATTCATGCACATCAAGTGAGTGTACTTGGGATCGTCCTAGACCTCTGCAGCGAAAGCCAAGTCCTGCAAGAGTCTGCGATATAACTTTTACtaagacagaaaaagaaacacaaacaaaaaaagtcCGACCATATCCTGGAATATACCAAGCTGGACCTATTAAGGAGATTCAGAATGAGACTTTTCTAGATGACATTTTAAAAGGGTTGGAGAATGCATATCCACAGTGTGTTTTATATCAGACACTTAGGtttgaaaatgcaaatattgATCCTTTTTTGGAATTGTTCTACCCGGACTATATGTTTTGTGACTTTGTAAGTCTTACACATGATACCTGTGTTAAAGACTTCACACACTTTTTTGACAACCTAAAAGTTACAGATGCAATTAGTCAAACCCTTGAAGAGGGAACAAGAGGTCAAAGTGTAAATACAAATTGGATAAAGGCTCGAAAAAACTTAATAACAGCATCTGTTATGGGAGaagtttataaaagaaaaaagctTGTGCcagacaatttgttgaaaaaaatttgTGGCTATGTGACTGTTCCAGATAGGGTCAAGAGCATAAAGTATGGACGCAAATATGAATCGGTTGCTGTAAGTCAGTACATTCAGAAACATACAAAGGAATGTGGAAATACTACAGTCGAGTCTCGTGGACTATTAGTCAACCCCAAATATCCCTTTTTAGGGGCTAGCATCGATTCACTGGTCACTTGCAACAAATGTGGTGTTGGCTTAGTTGAAGTAAAATGTCCGTATGGCTCAGACAGTAAAAAGGAACCATGGAGGAATAAAACTCCAGTTGAGTGTGCCAAAGATACCAACTTCTGTTGCAATGAAGTAGATGGACAGCTTGAATTAAAAGACACAAGTAATTATATGTATCAGGTTCAGGGTCAGTTAGGAGTGTATGAACTGAACTGGGTAGATTTTGTAATTTGGACTAAAAAAGGTATCAGTGTAGAGAGAATTAACTTTGATGAATCTACATGGAATTCTATGTTGCAAAAGCTCAAAGAATTTTATATTGGTTGTGTTATACCAGAAATATTTACAAGGAGAGTAGAACGGGGGAAACCACTGTATTAG
- the LOC139484757 gene encoding uncharacterized protein — MNAASSTMLTKKKSTGKKYCCVPGCSHTSDKIGPDGTKFILHRIPMSEKKAHIKKLWIQRLKNVRANLIVNDSTRVCSAHFDGPFTHESIPTIFPSKPMKKVTTRRPLFRKEVHSENTNTDTAELDENENIKIPNISTCIMKDLNIASDIDKVNTCSFRTSCTQTEITTFTTNASTCTTTDNIETDIKIHSVSVGIQTDLPQITIENVKHDNAKVRFYTGFVNFSVFWMFFSVLLKHGADKLNYWEGESRSMGEKSYQQEGNLKPGRKRFLRPIDEFFMVMMRLRLGLLQEHLADIFRVSESTVSRIMNTWINFLFDNCKSLVTWPTREQIVCNLPKLFTGHPDTRIVVDCTEFYIEKPSSLKAQWMTWSEYKHSNTFKVLIGVTPSGMVTFISRLWGGNVSDRHIVQHDEFLPKLSKGDVIMADKGFTVEDLLPADVGLNMPPRVSTKKQMSHLEFFKTNSIASARIVVEMKMEQIKNYNILNSRLPISEAHLSEQMIFICAAFTNLLPPLLK; from the exons ATGAACGCAGCATCCTCCACTATGTTAACGAAGAAAAAAAG cacTGGAAAGAAATATTGTTGTGTCCCAGGATGCAGTCATACATCTGACAAGATAGGACCAGATGGAACAAAATTTATACTTCACCGTATTCCCATGTCAGAAAAAAAAGCCCATATTAAAAAACTATGGATTCAGAGACTTAAAAATGTGAGGGCAAACTTAATTGTTAATGACAGTACAAGAGTTTGTAGTGCTCATTTTGATGGACCATTTACACATGAATCAATTCCAACTATCTTTCCTTCTAAGCCAATGAAGAAGGTGACTACACGTCGTCCACTTTTTAGAAAAGAAGTCCATTCAGAAAATACAAATACTGACACAGCGGAGTTAGacgaaaatgaaaatataaaaataccaaACATTAGTACATGTATCATGAAGGATCTTAATATTGCCTCTGACATTGACAAAGTAAATACGTGTTCATTCAGGACAAGCTGTACACAAACTGAAATTACTACATTTACAACCAATGCAAGTACATGTACAACAACAGACAATATTGAGACAGATATCAAGATCCATTCTGTGAGTGTAGGCATTCAGACAGACTTGCCACaaataacaattgaaaatgtgAAACATGATAATGCCAAAGTGAGATTTTACACTGGATTTGTTAATTTTAGTGTTTTTTGGATGTTCTTTTCAGTACTACTTAAACATGGAGCAGATAAGCTGAATTATTGGGAAGGAGAATCCCGATCCATGGGTGAAAAATCCTACCAACAAGAAGGAAATTTAAAACCAGGAAGAAAACGCTTTTTAAGACCAATTGATGAATTCTTTATGGTTATGATGCGATTGCGACTAGGACTTCTGCAGGAACATTTAGCTGATATTTTTAGAGTGTCTGAATCCACTGTTTCTCGTATAATGAACACTTGGATTAACTTTCTATTTGATAATTGCAAATCATTAGTAACCTGGCCAACACGAGAACAAATAGTTTGTAACTTGCCAAAACTTTTCACTGGGCATCCAGATACAAGAATTGTGGTAGATTGCACTGAATTTTACATTGAAAAACCTTCATCATTAAAGGCTCAATGGATGACTTGGTCTGAATACAAGCACTCTAACACCTTCAAGGTACTGATTGGTGTAACACCAAGTGGCATGGTAACTTTCATTTCTAGACTGTGGGGAGGAAATGTGTCAGATCGTCACATTGTGCAACATGATGAATTTTTGCCAAAACTTAGCAAAGGGGATGTAATTATGGCTGATAAGGGCTTCACCGTAGAAGACCTGCTTCCAGCCGATGTGGGACTAAATATGCCACCAAGAGTCTCAACGAAGAAACAGATGTCACACCTGGAATTTTTTAAGACCAATAGCATTGCTTCTGCAAGAATAGTTGTGGAAATGAAAATGGAGCAAATAAAAAACTATAATATACTTAACTCTCGTTTACCAATATCTGAGGCTCATTTATCAGAGCAAATGATTTTCATTTGTGCCGCATTTACAAATTTGTTGCCTCCActtcttaaataa